In Hymenobacter gelipurpurascens, one DNA window encodes the following:
- a CDS encoding 50S ribosomal protein L25/general stress protein Ctc, with protein MKSLEIVGFKRANLGKKDSKALRLDSYVPCVLYGGTEQIHFSVPAILFRELLYTPEVHIVELNIEGDIRRAIVQDSQFHPVNEMLLHVDFLELEDGKEVKMEVPVKYVGVSPGVLAGGKLVSKLRKLKVKATPENLPDSVEVDISDLELGKSVKVSKVEPKGYTILTNSMAPIATVAIPRALKGQMQADK; from the coding sequence ATGAAAAGCCTCGAGATTGTAGGGTTTAAAAGAGCGAATCTCGGTAAGAAGGATTCGAAGGCACTGCGCCTGGATTCGTATGTACCTTGCGTATTGTACGGCGGCACTGAGCAGATTCACTTCTCCGTACCGGCTATCCTTTTCCGCGAACTGTTGTACACGCCTGAAGTTCACATCGTTGAGTTGAACATTGAAGGTGACATCCGTCGCGCTATCGTGCAGGACTCTCAGTTCCACCCCGTGAACGAAATGCTGCTGCACGTTGACTTCTTGGAGCTGGAAGACGGCAAGGAAGTGAAAATGGAAGTGCCCGTGAAGTACGTAGGCGTTTCGCCAGGCGTTCTGGCTGGTGGCAAGCTCGTGAGCAAGCTGCGTAAGCTGAAAGTGAAGGCTACTCCTGAGAACCTGCCCGATTCTGTTGAAGTAGACATCTCGGACCTGGAGCTGGGTAAATCAGTGAAGGTGAGCAAGGTTGAGCCAAAAGGCTACACCATTCTCACCAACTCAATGGCTCCCATTGCTACTGTAGCCATCCCACGTGCCCTCAAAGGCCAGATGCAGGCCGACAAATAG